In one window of Helianthus annuus cultivar XRQ/B chromosome 17, HanXRQr2.0-SUNRISE, whole genome shotgun sequence DNA:
- the LOC110920785 gene encoding U3 snoRNP-associated protein-like EMB2271, with protein MMNRKKFKNKQTQNSHKSKRLKSEKPDPFFTGDSNRRKKFEDDDVSINSSDSEEYDDGHVAAAENGGESEEETAGETRKRVAEAYLEKMRAVSRREEEDGEEVDERGGREDGDRDSMVAKLLQAKQLEDSGRIRKLIASRVQKPKTTEGFRFQVKHRQSVTAVALSEDDSKGFSASKDGYIVQWDVDTGKTETYVWPSEEVLKSHGAKDPQGRVKKRSKHVLALAVSSDGRYLASGGFDRHIHLWDTRTREHIQAFPGHKGPVSCLTFRQGTSELFSGSYDRTIKIWNAEDRSYITTLFGHQSDVLTIDCLRKERVLTVGRDRTMHLWKVPEESQLVFRAPASSLECCCFINNDEFLSGSDDGSIEHWSVLKKKPVHIVKNAHPSSTPNALDVKQNGDLSNGSKDDLDHVHEKLGQSACSWVSSVAVCRGSDLAASGAGNGVVRLWEIENDGKGVHPLFELPLVGYVNSLAFAKSGKFLVAGVGKEPRLGRWGAIPTARHGVAVHSLQLS; from the exons ATGATGAATCGCAAGAAGTTCAAGAACAAGCAAACACAAAACAGCCACAAAAGCAAGCGGTTGAAATCCGAAAAACCAGATCCGTTCTTCACCGGCGATTCAAACCGCCGGAAAAAGTTCGAAGACGATGACGTCAGCATCAACAGCAGCGATTCGGAGGAGTATGACGACGGACATGTGGCGGCGGCGGAGAACGGAGGTGAATCGGAGGAGGAGACGGCGGGGGAGACGCGGAAGCGAGTGGCGGAGGCGTATTTGGAGAAGATGAGAGCGGTTTCGAGGAGAGAGGAGGAGGACGGTGAGGAAGTTGATGAACGAGGAGGTAGAGAGGACGGAGATAGGGATTCTATGGTTGCTAAGTTGTTGCAGGCGAAACAGCTTGAAGATAGTGGACGTATTCGTAAATTGATTGCTTCTag GGTTCAAAAACCAAAAACAACAGAAGGATTTCGATTTCAAGTGAAACACCGGCAATCTGTGACTGCTGTGGCTTTATCAGAAGACGATTCTAAGGGATTCTCAGCGTCGAAAGATGGTTATATCGTTCAGTGGGATGTTGATACTGGGAAAACAGAAACATATGTTTGGCCTAGTGAAGAAGTGTTAAAGTCTCACGGTGCAAAAGATCCACAGGGTCGAGTTAAAAAGCGTAGTAAACATGTTTTAGCTCTTGCTGTAAGCTCTGATGGAAGGTATTTAGCAAGTGGTGGTTTTGATCGGCATATTCATTTATGGGATACACGCACACGGGAGCATATTCAG GCTTTTCCAGGTCATAAAGGGCCCGTTTCATGCTTGACTTTCAGGCAAGGGACTTCGGAATTATTCTCTGGTTCATACGATCGAACAATCAAAATATGGAATGCAGAAGACAGATCGTACATAACCACATTATTTGGTCATCAAAGTGATGTTCTAACTATCGATTGTTTGAGAAAAGAACGTGTGCTAACCGTTGGTCGTGATCGGACCATGCATCTATGGAAG GTTCCTGAGGAGTCACAGCTAGTCTTTCGGGCTCCTGCATCATCATTAGAGTGCTGCTGTTTTATTAACAATGATGAATTTTTATCAGGCTCAGATGACGGTAGTATTGAGCATTGGAGTGTATTGAAAAAGAAACCCGTTCATATTGTGAAAAACGCGCACCCTTCATCAACTCCAAACGCACTGGATGTTAAACAAAATGGTGATTTATCAAATGGTAGTAAAG ATGATTTAGATCATGTTCATGAAAAGCTGGGTCAGTCTGCTTGTTCGTGGGTTAGTTCTGTTGCTGTATGTAGAGGCAGTGATCTTGCAGCATCAGGAGCTGGTAACGGTGTCGTTCGTCTGTGGGAAATAGAAAATGATGGTAAAGGCGTTCATCCACTTTTTGAGCTGCCATTG GTTGGATACGTAAATTCTTTGGCATTTGCCAAATCCGGGAAGTTTTTGGTTGCTGGAGTCGGCAAG GAACCCCGTTTAGGACGATGGGGGGCTATTCCGACTGCTCGACATGGTGTTGCAGTGCACTCTTTGCAGCTCTCGTGA